A region of Planctomycetaceae bacterium DNA encodes the following proteins:
- a CDS encoding CPBP family intramembrane glutamic endopeptidase: protein MGGHSIEPFRRREAAAERLPPAGGQGACSYCGTTLVSAFYFCLGCGAPYKNIESVLSRPVARAMTEGIAISRLAPRVWPLFWTYVIVVVSTSIVAYGLFENKPLSLYFVSAALTVTTIIYATIHRRALLVQLRRIGFDSGWAWLALLGLAPLLAINYGWHETLFRLLPQTYRSEMSFYHDLPVGVIVVVMCILPAITEEIAFRGLVQHWLTVAIGPWRALLLASGLFTVLHFSVISAPYLFLAGMLMGWARMKSGSLYPSMLIHLLHNFLVIEFLWPGG from the coding sequence ATGGGTGGACATTCGATAGAGCCTTTCCGGCGTCGCGAGGCGGCGGCTGAACGCTTGCCGCCGGCGGGAGGACAGGGTGCGTGCAGCTATTGCGGCACGACGCTGGTCTCGGCGTTCTATTTCTGCCTGGGCTGCGGCGCGCCGTACAAGAATATCGAGAGCGTGCTGTCGCGCCCGGTCGCGCGGGCGATGACTGAAGGCATCGCCATCAGCCGCCTGGCGCCGCGGGTGTGGCCGCTGTTCTGGACCTATGTCATCGTGGTCGTCTCCACGTCGATCGTGGCGTACGGGCTGTTCGAGAACAAGCCCCTGTCGCTGTACTTCGTCAGTGCGGCCTTGACGGTCACCACGATCATCTATGCGACGATTCATCGCCGGGCGTTGCTGGTGCAGTTGCGGCGGATCGGGTTCGACAGCGGCTGGGCCTGGCTGGCGCTGTTGGGGCTGGCGCCGCTTCTGGCGATCAACTATGGCTGGCACGAAACGTTGTTTCGCCTGCTGCCGCAGACGTATCGCAGCGAGATGTCGTTCTACCACGATCTGCCTGTCGGAGTGATCGTGGTGGTGATGTGCATTTTGCCGGCGATCACCGAGGAAATCGCATTCCGCGGGCTGGTGCAGCACTGGCTGACGGTGGCGATCGGGCCCTGGCGGGCGCTGCTGTTGGCCTCGGGGCTGTTCACGGTGCTGCATTTCAGCGTCATCAGCGCACCGTACCTGTTCCTGGCCGGGATGCTCATGGGCTGGGCGCGCATGAAGAGCGGCAGCCTCTACCCGTCGATGCTGATTCACCTGCTGCACAATTTTCTGGTTATTGAGTTTCTCTGGCCCGGCGGGTAG
- a CDS encoding ASKHA domain-containing protein: MSDKQCRVTFEPQGRTVFVLPGTTIVEAAGRVGLTIASPCGGKGVCGKCRVLVSSGACEGSEACRRFFSSEELAAGWRLACQGRICDDAVISIPQSSRLGDVHKILAEAQDKAIADVQPAVRKIRFELPAPTMDDHRSDLMRLQEAVGPAKVNLRVLRKLGGVLRSNAFTGTAVFTDHHLVDVEPGDTTGQSYGVAFDIGTTTVVGSLLDLNSGEELALASDINPQVTFGDDVLSRIQHGGTSAKGLGEIHDIIIAKVNDLLAQLCRDAGVSAQNVYEVTFAGNTTMEHLLCGIDPTPLGAVPFVPVHGRGLTLGASALGLHVHPNAAAYVFPIIGGFVGGDTVAGLVATELADQNGPVMMVDIGTNGEIVLAVDGKLWAASTAAGPAFEGARISCGMRASGGAIEKIVFDGDVHVSVIGNVEPIGICGSALVDVAADLLRAGIVTAEGRMLSGDELPAALPAAIAARVQTGDNGQARFLLAANGNGGVSITQRDIRELQLATGAIRAGITILLQQAGLTAADLKQVLMAGGFGSFIRRSNAQRIGLLPTEIDREKILYVGNASLNGAKWTLVSTAARERAEDLARRAKHVQLSEDMNFQMLFAECMIFPEQQ, from the coding sequence ATGTCTGACAAGCAGTGCCGCGTGACGTTTGAACCGCAGGGGCGCACCGTCTTTGTACTTCCGGGCACGACGATCGTCGAGGCCGCCGGACGCGTCGGGCTGACCATTGCCTCGCCCTGCGGCGGCAAGGGCGTCTGCGGCAAATGCCGCGTGCTGGTCTCCAGCGGCGCCTGCGAAGGCAGCGAGGCCTGCCGGCGGTTCTTTTCGAGCGAAGAACTCGCCGCCGGCTGGCGCCTGGCGTGCCAGGGGCGCATCTGCGACGACGCGGTCATCAGCATTCCCCAGTCGTCGCGCCTGGGCGACGTGCATAAGATCCTCGCTGAGGCGCAGGATAAGGCCATCGCCGACGTTCAGCCGGCGGTCCGCAAGATCAGGTTTGAACTGCCCGCCCCCACCATGGACGACCACCGCAGCGACCTGATGCGCCTGCAGGAAGCCGTCGGCCCGGCCAAAGTCAATCTGCGCGTCCTGCGCAAACTCGGCGGCGTGCTGCGGAGCAACGCCTTTACGGGCACAGCGGTTTTCACCGATCATCACCTCGTCGACGTCGAGCCCGGCGACACGACGGGCCAGAGCTACGGCGTCGCGTTCGACATCGGCACGACGACGGTCGTCGGCTCGCTGCTGGACCTCAACAGCGGGGAGGAACTGGCCCTGGCGTCGGACATCAACCCGCAGGTCACCTTCGGCGACGACGTGCTGTCGCGCATCCAGCACGGCGGCACCAGCGCCAAAGGCCTGGGCGAAATTCACGATATCATCATCGCCAAGGTCAACGACCTGCTCGCGCAGCTCTGCCGCGACGCCGGCGTGTCGGCCCAGAACGTGTACGAGGTGACCTTCGCCGGCAACACGACCATGGAGCACCTGCTCTGCGGGATCGACCCCACGCCGCTGGGGGCGGTGCCCTTTGTGCCCGTTCACGGGCGCGGGCTCACCCTGGGCGCCTCGGCTCTGGGCCTGCACGTGCATCCCAATGCCGCGGCGTATGTCTTCCCGATCATCGGCGGGTTCGTCGGCGGCGACACCGTCGCCGGGCTGGTGGCCACCGAGCTGGCCGACCAGAACGGCCCGGTCATGATGGTCGACATCGGCACCAACGGCGAGATCGTGCTGGCCGTCGACGGCAAGCTCTGGGCTGCGTCGACGGCCGCCGGCCCGGCGTTTGAAGGCGCCCGCATTTCCTGCGGGATGCGCGCCAGCGGCGGGGCCATCGAGAAGATCGTCTTCGACGGCGACGTGCATGTCAGCGTTATCGGCAACGTCGAGCCCATCGGCATCTGCGGCAGCGCCCTGGTCGACGTGGCCGCCGACCTGCTGCGGGCGGGCATCGTCACTGCGGAAGGACGCATGCTCAGCGGCGATGAACTGCCTGCCGCTCTGCCTGCCGCCATCGCCGCCCGCGTGCAGACCGGCGACAACGGCCAGGCAAGGTTCCTGTTAGCCGCCAACGGCAACGGCGGCGTGAGCATCACCCAGCGCGACATCCGCGAGCTGCAACTGGCCACCGGCGCCATCCGCGCGGGCATCACCATCCTGCTCCAGCAGGCCGGTCTGACTGCCGCCGACCTCAAGCAGGTGCTGATGGCCGGAGGATTCGGCAGCTTCATCCGCCGCAGCAACGCCCAGCGCATCGGCCTGCTGCCGACGGAGATCGACCGTGAGAAGATCCTTTACGTCGGCAACGCCTCCCTCAACGGCGCCAAGTGGACCTTGGTGAGCACCGCCGCCCGCGAGCGGGCCGAAGATCTCGCCCGCCGCGCCAAACACGTCCAGCTTTCCGAAGACATGAACTTCCAGATGCTCTTCGCCGAGTGCATGATTTTTCCGGAACAGCAGTGA